From Xiphophorus hellerii strain 12219 chromosome 20, Xiphophorus_hellerii-4.1, whole genome shotgun sequence, the proteins below share one genomic window:
- the LOC116711221 gene encoding LOW QUALITY PROTEIN: cullin-associated NEDD8-dissociated protein 1-like (The sequence of the model RefSeq protein was modified relative to this genomic sequence to represent the inferred CDS: deleted 2 bases in 2 codons), with amino-acid sequence MSSVSYHISSLLEKMTSTDKDFRFMATNDLMLELQKDSIKLDEDSERKVVNMLLRLLEDKNGEVQNLAVKCLAPLVSKVKEPQVEVMVDILCTNMTSDKEQLRDISSMGLKAVIAELPLSASGLSLTASVCKKITSQLIGALGKQEDVSVQLEALDILSDMLGRLGGALVGFHSSLLSSLLPQLTSSRMAVRKRSILALGQLVPCCSPALFSQLTEHLLKELAKNPQTSLMRTYIQCLAAVSRQGGHRVGEHLEKLIPMVVKFTSVEDDELREYCFQAFEAFIRRCPKEMSPHVATVTKLCLKFMTFDPNYNYDDNEEDEDSMDIEDGADEESDDEYSDDDDMSWKVRRSAIKCLEALICTRRDLLLSFYSSICPALLARFKEREENVKADVFAAFSTLLRQTQGGSSHHSLITASSEPGTSQEEEPAVALLKKEVPVIVKALHKQLKEKSLKSRQGCFCLLTELATQVPGALEEHIPVLIPGIVFSLTDKSTSSTMRIDALSFFHVLLISHHPQAFQPHMQTLLPAILTCVEDTFYKITSEALLVTQQLIKVMRPQGQTTTSLGFDPKPFIQEVFSVTMKRLKATDIDQEVKERAISCMGHMVCHLGDLLGTELQGVLGIFLDRLKNEITRLTAVKTLTLISASPLKIDMTSILPEALSVLGSFLRKNQRTLKLSTLACLTALVTHHAASIKPAALEPVLSEIPPLVDESDMHVSQVSITLLTCMAKACPSSLAKISSSVLSGVFKLVHSPLLQGGALLAILDFLQALVVSKAINLGYSQLLKSLMEPFQSSKSSADVLHRQSYHSVARCVAALSSASPKEMPGTVTSLIQQVKNSSSPESARVLSLLCLGEVGRSGGLAGSKEVQGVILEAFSSTNEEIKTAASCALGGMAVGSLNEFLPFMLKEISAQPRRQYLLLHSLKEVISACPASSLSPHVESIWALLFQHCESQEEGTRNLVAECLGKLTLVNPAQLLPRLKQQLKAGSPLTRSTVVTAVKFTIVDHPAPIDSLLKDSIGDFLKTLQDSDINVRRVALVMFNSAAHNKPSLVQGLLGTILPHLYKETQIRKDLIREVEMGPFKHTVDDGLDVRKAAFECMYTLLDSCLEGLDVLQFLDHVEEGLKDHYDIRMLTFLMLARLVSLCPAGVLQRLDRLVEPLKATCTTKVKAGSVKQEFEKQEELRRSAMRAVAALLAVPEVERSPSMAEFANQIRSNADMASIYQSVQGGEAGGLYPTESMDMS; translated from the exons ATGTCGAGTGTTTCGTACCACATCTCCAGCTTGTTGGAGAAAATGACATCAACTGACAAAGATTTCAG GTTTATGGCCACCAATGACCTGATGTTGGAACTGCAGAAAGACAGCATTAAACTGGATGAGGACAGTGAGAGAAAGGTGGTAAACATGCTGCTCAGActgctggaggacaaaaacGGAGAGGTGCAAAACCTGGCTGTAAAATG TCTGGCCCCTCTGGTGAGTAAAGTGAAGGAGCCTCAGGTGGAGGTCATGGTGGACATACTCTGTACCAACATGACGTCAGATAAGGAGCAGCTGAGAGACATTTCCAGCATGGGACTGAAGGCCGTGATCGCTGAGCTACCACTGTCTGCTTCAG GTTTGAGTCTCACAGCCAGTGTGTGTAAGAAGATTACCTCTCAGCTGATTGGTGCCCTGGGGAAACAAGAAGACGTGTCCGTTCAGTTAGAGGCTCTGGACATTCTGTCTGACATGTTAGGAAG GCTGGGTGGCGCTCTGGTTGGTTTTCACAGCTCACTCCTCTCCAGCCTGCTGCCTCAG CTTACCAGCTCCAGAATGGCGGTGAGGAAGCGTTCCATCTTGGCTCTCGGCCAGTTGGTGCCCTGCTGTAGCCCCGCCCTCTTCTCTCAGCTAACTGAACACCTGTTGAAAGAACTGGCAAAGAACCCGCAAACATCACTGATGAGAACATACATCCAGTGCTTGGCAGCTGTTAGTCGGCAAGGCGGCCATCGAGTTG GAGAGCATTTAGAGAAACTGATCCCAATGGTGGTGAAGTTTACCAGTGTGGAGGACGATGAGCTGAGGGAGTATTGCTTCCAGGCCTTTGAAGCCTTTATACGAAG ATGTCCAAAGGAGATGTCACCTCATGTTGCCACTGTGACTAAGCTCTGTCTGAAgttcatgacctttgaccctaaCTACAACTATGATGACAACGAGGAAGATGAAGACAGCATGGACATAGAGGATGGAGCTGATGAAG AATCAGATGATGAGTACAGTGATGACGACGACATGAGCTGGAAGGTTCGCCGCTCCGCCATCAAGTGTCTGGAGGCGTTGATCTGCACGAGGAGAGACCTTCTCCTCTCCTTCTACTCCTCCATCTGCCCGGCTCTGCTGGCCCGATTCAAGGAGCGCGAGGAGAACGTGAAGGCTGacgtttttgctgctttttccaCTCTCCTGAGGCAAACACAAGGCGGTTCAAGTCATCACAGCCTCATTACGGCCAGTTCAGAGCCAGGAACGAGCCAGGAGGAAGAACCAGCGGTCGCTTTGCTGAAAAAAGAG GTGCCGGTGATTGTGAAGGCTCTCCATAAACAGTTAAAGGAGAAGAGTCTTAAATCTCGACAGGGCTGCTTCTGTCTTCTCACAGAGCTAGCC ACACAAGTACCTGGAGCCTTGGAAGAGCATATACCCGTCCTTATACCTG gcATTGTCTTTTCCCTGACTGATAaatccacctcctccaccatgAGGATTGATGCTCTTTCGTTCTTCCACGTTCTTCTCATCTCCCACCATCCTCAAGCATTTCAGCCACACATGCAG ACACTGCTGCCTGCCATCCTAACATGC GTTGAGGACACTTTCTATAAGATCACCTCGGAGGCGCTGCTGGTCACTCAGCAGTTAATCAAAGTGATGAGGCCACAGGGGCAGACAACCACATCCTTAGGTTTTGACCCAAAGCCTTTCATTCAGGAG GTGTTTTCAGTAACAATGAAGAGGCTCAAAGCAACAGACATTGACCAGGAAGTGAAGGAGAGAGCTATTTCCTGTATGGGTCACATGGTGTGTCATCTTGGCGACCTCTTGGGGACGGAGCTGCAGGGAGTCTTGGGGATCTTTTTGGACAGGTTGAAAAATGAGATAACAAGACTGACAGCAGTGAAGACCCTCACCCTGATCTCTGCATCTCCACTAAAG ATTGACATGACATCCATCCTGCCGGAGGCTTTGTCAGTGTTGGGCTCTTTCTTGCGGAAAAACCAGCGAACTCTGAAGCTCAGCACGTTGGCGTGTCTCACAGCTCTAGTTACCCATCATGCTGCCAGCATCAAGCCAGCTGCTCTGGAGCCTGTGTTAAGCGAGATTCCTCCTCTGGTGGATGAGAGCGACATGCATGTATCACAG GTGTCCATTACCTTGTTAACTTGCATGGCCAAAGCCTGCCCCTCCTCTCTGGCTAAAATCAGCTCATCTGTGCTGTCTGGAGTCTTTAAGCTCGTCCACTCCCCACTGCTGCAGGGTGGAGCACTTCTGGCTATACTGGACTTCCTCCAAGCCCTGGTGGTGAGCAAGGCTATAAACCTGGGCTACAG TCAGTTGCTGAAGTCTCTTATGGAGCCATTTCAAAGCTCCAAGTCCTCTGCGGACGTCCTGCACAGACAGTCCTACCACTCTGTGGCTCGCTGTGTGGCTGCTCTGTCCTCTGCTTCTCCAAAAGAGATGCCTGGCACTGTGACCAGCCTCATACAGCAG GTGAAGAACTCCAGCTCCCCAGAGTCGGCTCGGGTGCTGTCTCTGTTGTGTCTGGGGGAGGTGGGAAGGAGCGGCGGTCTGGCAGGCAGTAAGGAGGTTCAGGGAGTCATCTTGGAGGCCTTCTCCTCAACCAACGAGGAG ataaaaacagcGGCATCCTGCGCTTTAGGAGGCATGGCAGTCGGCAGCCTAAATGAGTTTCTGCCCTTCATGCTGAAGGAGATCTCAGCTCAACCACGAAGACAATACCTGCTGCTTCACTCCCTCAAAGAGGTCATCAG CGCATGTCCAGCCTCCAGTCTCTCACCTCATGTGGAGTCGATCTGGGCTTTGCTGTTTCAGCACTGtgagagtcaggaggaggggaCCAGGAACCTAGTGGCTGAATGTTTGGGAAAACTGACCTTAGTCAACCCGGCACAACTTCTGCCCAGACTAAAACAACAACTTAAAGCTG GTTCTCCTCTGACTCGCAGCACGGTGGTGACAGCTGTAAAGTTCACCATTGTTGACCATCCAGCTCCCATTGACTCACTGCTGAAAGACAGCATTG GTGACTTTCTGAAGACCCTGCAGGACAGTGACATCAACGTGCGCCGTGTCGCCTTGGTGATGTTTAACTCTGCTGCTCATAACAAACCATCTCTGGTCCAAGGCCTTCTGGGAACAATCCTGCCTCACCTTTACAAGGAAACCCAGATCAGGAAGGACCTCATAAGGGAG gtgGAGATGGGACCCTTCAAACACACGGTGGATGATGGTTTGGATGTGCGTAAAGCAGCATTTGAGTGTATGTACACTCTGCTGGACAGCTGCCTAGAGGGGCTGGATGTCCTGCAGTTTCTGGATCATGTGGAGGAAGGACTTAAAGACCACTATGATATCAGG ATGTTGACCTTTTTGATGTTGGCCAGACTGGTTTCTTTGTGTCCTGCTGGTGTTCTCCAAAGACTAGACCGACTGGTGGAACCTCTTAAAGCCACCTGCACCACCAAA GTAAAGGCCGGCTCTGTAAAACAGGAGTTTGAGAAGCAGGAGGAACTGCGGCGCTCAGCCATGCGCGCTGTCGCCGCCCTGCTGGCTGTGCCAGAGGTGGAGAGAAGTCCCAGCATGGCTGAATTTGCCAACCAGATTAGATCCAACGCTGACATGGCGTCCATCTACCAGAGTGTCCAGGGAGGGGAGGCAGGCGGCTTATACCCCACAGAAAGCATGGATATGAGCTAA
- the sec13 gene encoding protein SEC13 homolog, protein MVSVINTVDTSHEDMIHDAQMDYYGTRLATCSSDRTVKIFDVRNGGQILVADLRGHEGPVWQVAWAHPMFGNILASCSYDRKVIIWKEENGTWDKMYEYTGHESSVNSVCWGPYEFGLILACGSSDGAISLLTFTGDQQWDVKKISNAHTIGCNAVSWAPAVVPGSLIDQPSGQKPNYVKRFVSGGCDNLVKLWKEEDGQWKEDQKLEAHSDWVRDVGWAPSIGLPTSTIASCSQDGRVFIWTCDDPAGNTWTVKLLHKFNDVVWHVSWSITGNILAVSGGDNKVTLWKESMDGQWACISDVSKGQGAVSTITDTQQNEQ, encoded by the exons ATG GTTTCTGTTATTAACACAGTGGACACCTCGCATGAGGACATGATA caCGATGCCCAGATGGATTACTATGGGACTCGGCTTGCCACCTGCTCCTCTGACCGCACCGTCAAGATCTTTGATGTCAGGAATGGAGGACAGATTCTGGTGGCAGATCTCAGGGG ACACGAAGGCCCCGTGTGGCAAGTAGCGTGGGCTCACCCGATGTTTGGCAACATTCTGGCTTCTTGTTCTTACGACCGAAAAGTCATCATCTGGAAGGAGGAGAATGGAACCTGGGACAAGATGTACGAGTACACTGGACATGAATCGTCAG TGAACTCTGTTTGCTGGGGTCCATATGAATTTGGTTTAATTCTGGCCTGTGGAAGCTCAGACGGGGCAATTTCTCTACTCACATTTACTGGAGATCAGCAGTGGGACGTCAAGAAGATTAGCAATGCACACACT ATTGGCTGTAATGCAGTCAGTTGGGCTCCTGCTGTAGTCCCAGGCAGTCTGATCGATCAACCATCtggacagaaaccaaactatgTCAAACGTTTCGTCTCTGGAGGCTGTGACAACCTGGTTAAACTCTGGAA AGAGGAGGACGGTCAGTGGAAGGAGGACCAGAAGCTGGAGGCGCACAGTGATTGGGTGAGAGACGTTGGCTGGGCTCCTTCCATCGGTCTTCCCACCAGCACCATTGCTAGCTGCTCCCAG GATGGGCGTGTGTTTATTTGGACGTGTGACGACCCTGCTGGCAACACCTGGACGGTCAAACTGCTCCACAAGTTCAACGATGTGGTTTGGCACGTCAGCTGGTCCATTACCGGAAATATACTGGCAGTTTCTGGTGGAGACAACAAG GTGACACTGTGGAAGGAGTCCATGGACGGTCAATGGGCGTGTATTAGCGATGTCAGCAAAGGCCAGGGCGCCGTTTCCACCATTACAGACACTCAGCAGAATGAGCAGTGA